In Xiphophorus hellerii strain 12219 chromosome 13, Xiphophorus_hellerii-4.1, whole genome shotgun sequence, the following proteins share a genomic window:
- the LOC116730663 gene encoding venom phosphodiesterase 2 isoform X1 — MDWVSWLQKNKKKIIIGVLAAAIVTLILGLGLGLGLGLQKDKDEAQQWECSRKRCGEKRLAESKCHCDNDCLSAGDCCTNYKHICHGETEWVEDQCDDLSAPKCPEGFKRQPLLLVSLDGLRAEYLQTWRDLIPVMDKLRSCGTSTSYMQAAFPSKTFPNHYTIVTGLYPESNGLIDNNMYDPVFNASFSLSNDEKNNPAWYLGQPIWNTATHQGLKSGTFFWPGSDVKINESFPDIYKPYDGDVPFEERVFTILKWLQLPDNERPDFYTLYLEEPDKSGHNFGPVSARISTAIQGVDKIMGQLMNGLKQIDLHRCLNIIVVADHGMEEISCDRKEVMKELVGDISNYFVNEGPFGRIRARNEDFVLDSAGLVANMSCKKPDQKITPYLKSNLPKRLHYANSRRIEDVIVLVEPKWQFERFSGSLSFCSGGNHGYDNDVESMHAMFLSYGPKFQQNTTIEPFANIELYNLMCDVLEISPYDNNGTHGSMNHVLRKTFYNPTHPAEQSEPTQCPFISLTPEDALGCKCPDMTEHELNSRLNLTLEEKSASERKHMMFGRPQMLQPDSSYCILHQEGFISGYSHEVLMPLWSSFTIDQPVSVLTNLDPLPPVISNCLRADVRLPEHQSPRCDQFEAAIHVTHAFLYPPNLNITVQQQYDALIMSNVAPMYPAFKRIWDYLHNTLLKKYASIYNGINVVTGPVFDYNYDGRYDTTEQIQQFVPGTNISIPTHYFVVLTSCKNAGQPVSACGGELQTVSFLLPHRADNEERCKSTEDESLWVEDHIWFHQSRVRDVEWITGLDFYSASSRPVPELLMMKTRPTAAIKRKQ, encoded by the exons ATGGACTGGGTATCCTggttacagaaaaacaagaagaaaatcatA ATCGGGGTCTTGGCTGCAGCAATTGTGACTTTAATCCTTGGTCTTGGATTGGGTCTTGGACTGGGTTTGCAGAAAGATAAAGATGAAG CCCAACAGTGGGAATGTTCAAGAAAACGCTGTGGTGAAAAGAGGCTGGCGGAGAGCAAATGTCACTGCGACAATGATTGTCTGTCTGCAGGAGAttgctgcaccaactacaaacACATTTGTCATG GAGAAACAGAGTGGGTAGAGGACCAATGTGATGACTTGTCAGCTCCCAAATGTCCTGAAGG CTTTAAGCGACAGCCGCTGCTGCTGGTGTCTCTGGATGGACTAAGAGCTGAATACCTGCAGACATGGAGAGATCTTATTCCTGTCATGGACAAACTCA GAAGCTGTGGAACATCGACTTCCTACATGCAGGCAGCATTTCCAAGCAAGACTTTTCCTAATCACTACACAATTGTTACG GGTCTGTATCCAGAGTCCAACGGTCTGATTGACAACAATATGTACGATCCCGTGTTTAATGCCTCGTTCAGCCTGAGCAATGACGAGAAAAACAACCCAGCCTGGTACCTTGGACAACCT ATTTGGAACACAGCTACACATCAAGGTCTGAAATCTGGGACCTTTTTCTGGCCAGGATCAGATGTCAAAATCAACGAAAGTTTCCCTGACATCTACAAGCCTTATGATGG AGATGTGCCGTTTGAAGAAAGAGTATTTACAATTCTGAAGTGGCTGCAGCTGCCAGATAACGAAAG GCCTGATTTCTACACACTCTATCTGGAGGAACCTGATAAATCCGGGCACAACTTTGGTCCTGTCAGTGCACGG ATAAGCACAGCAATCCAGGGAGTGGATAAAATAATGGGTCAGCTCATGAATGGCCTCAAGCAAATTGACCTGCATCGCTGTCTCAACATCATTGTTGTTGCTGATCATG GTATGGAGGAGATCAGCTGTGACAGAAAGGAGGTGATGAAGGAGCTGGTGGGAGATATCAGTAATTATTTTGTGAACGAGGGGCCATTTGGACGCATCAGAGCCAGGAATGAAGACTTTGTGT TGGACTCTGCTGGACTTGTTGCTAATATGAGT TGCAAGAAGCCGGACCAGAAGATCACACCGTACTTGAAGTCCAACCTACCAAAGCGGCTCCACTACGCTAACAGTCGACGTATTGAAGATGTCATTGTCCTGGTGGAGCCAAAATGGCAGTTTGAGAG atTTTCAGGATCACTTTCATTCTGCTCAGGTGGGAATCATGGCTATGACAACGATGTTGAGAGCATGCAT gcAATGTTTCTCAGCTACGGACCAAAGTTTCAGCAAAACACCACGATTGAACCCTTTGCTAACATTGAGCTCTACAACTTAATGTGTG ACGTGCTAGAGATCTCTCCATATGACAACAACGGGACACATGGCAGCATGAATCATGTTCTTAGGAAGACATTTTACAACCCAACTCACCCTGCGGAACAAAGTGAGCCAACTCAGTGCCCATTCATCAGTCTAACTCCTGAAGATGCCCTGGGATGCAAATGCCCAGACATG ACTGAGCATGAACTTAACAGCCGTTTGAACTTGACTTTAGAGGAAA AATCTGCTTCAGAAAGGAAGCACATGATGTTTGGTCGTCCCCAAATGCTGCAGCCTGACAGCAGTTATTGCATCCTCCACCAAGAAGGATTCATCAGCGGCTACAGCCATGAAGTCCTCATGCCTCTCTGGAGCTCATTCACCATCGACCAACCTGTGAGTGTTTTG ACCAACTTGGACCCATTACCACCAGTAATATCCAACTGTTTGAGGGCTGATGTGAGATTGCCAGAACACCAGAGCCCCAGATGTGATCAGTTTGAAGCTGCTATCCATGTGACTCATGCCTTCCTGTACCCACCTA atCTGAATATAACAGTGCAACAGCAGTACGATGCCTTAATAATGAGCAATGTTGCCCCGATGTACCCTGCATTTAAGA gGATTTGGGATTACCTCCACAACACTTTGCTAAAGAAATATGCTTCCATATACAATGGCATTAATGTGGTGACTGGACCAGTCTTTGATTACAATTATGATGGCCGATATGACACTACAGAGCAGATACAGCA GTTTGTACCTGGGACCAACATATCTATTCCCACACATTACTTTGTGGTGTTAACAAGCTGCAAGAATGCAGGACAGCCAGTGAGCGCTTGTGGTGGGGAACTCCAGACTGTGTCTTTCCTCCTTCCCCACAGAGCTGACAACGAGGAAAGATGCAAA AGCACAGAAGATGAATCCTTGTGGGTGGAAGATCACATCTGGTTTCACCAGTCAAGGGTCAGAGATGTTGAGTGGATCACAGGACTGGACTTTTATTCAGCCAGTAGTCGACCAGTTCCAGAACTGCTGATGATGAAGACGCGCCCCACAGctgcaattaaaagaaaacagtga
- the LOC116730663 gene encoding venom phosphodiesterase 2 isoform X2, producing MDWVSWLQKNKKKIIIGVLAAAIVTLILGLGLGLGLGLQKDKDEAQQWECSRKRCGEKRLAESKCHCDNDCLSAGDCCTNYKHICHGETEWVEDQCDDLSAPKCPEGFKRQPLLLVSLDGLRAEYLQTWRDLIPVMDKLRSCGTSTSYMQAAFPSKTFPNHYTIVTGLYPESNGLIDNNMYDPVFNASFSLSNDEKNNPAWYLGQPIWNTATHQGLKSGTFFWPGSDVKINESFPDIYKPYDGDVPFEERVFTILKWLQLPDNERPDFYTLYLEEPDKSGHNFGPVSARISTAIQGVDKIMGQLMNGLKQIDLHRCLNIIVVADHGMEEISCDRKEVMKELVGDISNYFVNEGPFGRIRARNEDFVLDSAGLVANMSCKKPDQKITPYLKSNLPKRLHYANSRRIEDVIVLVEPKWQFERFSGSLSFCSGGNHGYDNDVESMHAMFLSYGPKFQQNTTIEPFANIELYNLMCDVLEISPYDNNGTHGSMNHVLRKTFYNPTHPAEQSEPTQCPFISLTPEDALGCKCPDMTEHELNSRLNLTLEEKSASERKHMMFGRPQMLQPDSSYCILHQEGFISGYSHEVLMPLWSSFTIDQPTNLDPLPPVISNCLRADVRLPEHQSPRCDQFEAAIHVTHAFLYPPNLNITVQQQYDALIMSNVAPMYPAFKRIWDYLHNTLLKKYASIYNGINVVTGPVFDYNYDGRYDTTEQIQQFVPGTNISIPTHYFVVLTSCKNAGQPVSACGGELQTVSFLLPHRADNEERCKSTEDESLWVEDHIWFHQSRVRDVEWITGLDFYSASSRPVPELLMMKTRPTAAIKRKQ from the exons ATGGACTGGGTATCCTggttacagaaaaacaagaagaaaatcatA ATCGGGGTCTTGGCTGCAGCAATTGTGACTTTAATCCTTGGTCTTGGATTGGGTCTTGGACTGGGTTTGCAGAAAGATAAAGATGAAG CCCAACAGTGGGAATGTTCAAGAAAACGCTGTGGTGAAAAGAGGCTGGCGGAGAGCAAATGTCACTGCGACAATGATTGTCTGTCTGCAGGAGAttgctgcaccaactacaaacACATTTGTCATG GAGAAACAGAGTGGGTAGAGGACCAATGTGATGACTTGTCAGCTCCCAAATGTCCTGAAGG CTTTAAGCGACAGCCGCTGCTGCTGGTGTCTCTGGATGGACTAAGAGCTGAATACCTGCAGACATGGAGAGATCTTATTCCTGTCATGGACAAACTCA GAAGCTGTGGAACATCGACTTCCTACATGCAGGCAGCATTTCCAAGCAAGACTTTTCCTAATCACTACACAATTGTTACG GGTCTGTATCCAGAGTCCAACGGTCTGATTGACAACAATATGTACGATCCCGTGTTTAATGCCTCGTTCAGCCTGAGCAATGACGAGAAAAACAACCCAGCCTGGTACCTTGGACAACCT ATTTGGAACACAGCTACACATCAAGGTCTGAAATCTGGGACCTTTTTCTGGCCAGGATCAGATGTCAAAATCAACGAAAGTTTCCCTGACATCTACAAGCCTTATGATGG AGATGTGCCGTTTGAAGAAAGAGTATTTACAATTCTGAAGTGGCTGCAGCTGCCAGATAACGAAAG GCCTGATTTCTACACACTCTATCTGGAGGAACCTGATAAATCCGGGCACAACTTTGGTCCTGTCAGTGCACGG ATAAGCACAGCAATCCAGGGAGTGGATAAAATAATGGGTCAGCTCATGAATGGCCTCAAGCAAATTGACCTGCATCGCTGTCTCAACATCATTGTTGTTGCTGATCATG GTATGGAGGAGATCAGCTGTGACAGAAAGGAGGTGATGAAGGAGCTGGTGGGAGATATCAGTAATTATTTTGTGAACGAGGGGCCATTTGGACGCATCAGAGCCAGGAATGAAGACTTTGTGT TGGACTCTGCTGGACTTGTTGCTAATATGAGT TGCAAGAAGCCGGACCAGAAGATCACACCGTACTTGAAGTCCAACCTACCAAAGCGGCTCCACTACGCTAACAGTCGACGTATTGAAGATGTCATTGTCCTGGTGGAGCCAAAATGGCAGTTTGAGAG atTTTCAGGATCACTTTCATTCTGCTCAGGTGGGAATCATGGCTATGACAACGATGTTGAGAGCATGCAT gcAATGTTTCTCAGCTACGGACCAAAGTTTCAGCAAAACACCACGATTGAACCCTTTGCTAACATTGAGCTCTACAACTTAATGTGTG ACGTGCTAGAGATCTCTCCATATGACAACAACGGGACACATGGCAGCATGAATCATGTTCTTAGGAAGACATTTTACAACCCAACTCACCCTGCGGAACAAAGTGAGCCAACTCAGTGCCCATTCATCAGTCTAACTCCTGAAGATGCCCTGGGATGCAAATGCCCAGACATG ACTGAGCATGAACTTAACAGCCGTTTGAACTTGACTTTAGAGGAAA AATCTGCTTCAGAAAGGAAGCACATGATGTTTGGTCGTCCCCAAATGCTGCAGCCTGACAGCAGTTATTGCATCCTCCACCAAGAAGGATTCATCAGCGGCTACAGCCATGAAGTCCTCATGCCTCTCTGGAGCTCATTCACCATCGACCAACCT ACCAACTTGGACCCATTACCACCAGTAATATCCAACTGTTTGAGGGCTGATGTGAGATTGCCAGAACACCAGAGCCCCAGATGTGATCAGTTTGAAGCTGCTATCCATGTGACTCATGCCTTCCTGTACCCACCTA atCTGAATATAACAGTGCAACAGCAGTACGATGCCTTAATAATGAGCAATGTTGCCCCGATGTACCCTGCATTTAAGA gGATTTGGGATTACCTCCACAACACTTTGCTAAAGAAATATGCTTCCATATACAATGGCATTAATGTGGTGACTGGACCAGTCTTTGATTACAATTATGATGGCCGATATGACACTACAGAGCAGATACAGCA GTTTGTACCTGGGACCAACATATCTATTCCCACACATTACTTTGTGGTGTTAACAAGCTGCAAGAATGCAGGACAGCCAGTGAGCGCTTGTGGTGGGGAACTCCAGACTGTGTCTTTCCTCCTTCCCCACAGAGCTGACAACGAGGAAAGATGCAAA AGCACAGAAGATGAATCCTTGTGGGTGGAAGATCACATCTGGTTTCACCAGTCAAGGGTCAGAGATGTTGAGTGGATCACAGGACTGGACTTTTATTCAGCCAGTAGTCGACCAGTTCCAGAACTGCTGATGATGAAGACGCGCCCCACAGctgcaattaaaagaaaacagtga